From the genome of Streptomyces sp. V1I1, one region includes:
- a CDS encoding IS701 family transposase encodes MRVGELASCRVRLEEFGGEVFAPLVRRDQREKGALYLRGLLLDGRRKSMQPMAGRLGVDHQQLQQFITSSTWAFDAVRARLAWRAVRVVRPQAWVVDDTGFPKDGISSPGVARQYSGTLGKVGNCQIGVSVHAASDTASCPLSWRLFLPESWDTPEAASRRERCRIPDDEHHRPKWQLALEMLDDLAGTGLKPAVLVADTGYGANADFRRGLEDRGLAYVLQAKAEMTAHSEDAEPHQPAYGGLGPRPLPRYRTRPVSLRDHVLAAGRRQGRTLTWRRGSKAAMSSHFVLVRIRLAGRRPKPATDGTIPLTWLIAQWPEGEDEPVKYWISNLPADIPARDLVRIAKLRWRIEHDYRELKTTLGLDHFEGRSFTGWHRHVTLVTAAHLFLTEQRTCPKAPARA; translated from the coding sequence ATGAGGGTCGGGGAACTCGCTTCGTGTCGTGTCCGGTTGGAGGAGTTCGGTGGGGAGGTGTTCGCGCCGCTGGTGCGGCGGGATCAGCGTGAGAAGGGTGCCCTGTATCTGCGGGGGCTGCTGCTGGACGGCCGGCGTAAGTCGATGCAGCCGATGGCCGGGCGCCTGGGGGTGGACCACCAGCAGCTTCAGCAGTTCATCACGTCCTCCACCTGGGCCTTTGACGCGGTGCGGGCCCGGTTGGCGTGGCGGGCCGTGCGGGTGGTCCGTCCTCAGGCGTGGGTGGTGGACGACACCGGGTTCCCGAAGGACGGCATCTCGTCGCCCGGGGTGGCCCGGCAGTACTCGGGCACCCTGGGCAAGGTCGGTAACTGCCAGATCGGCGTCAGCGTCCACGCCGCTTCCGACACCGCCTCGTGTCCGCTGTCCTGGCGTTTGTTCCTTCCCGAGAGCTGGGACACGCCAGAAGCGGCCAGCCGTCGGGAACGCTGTCGCATCCCTGATGACGAGCATCACCGCCCGAAGTGGCAGCTGGCGCTGGAGATGCTCGACGACCTGGCCGGCACCGGGCTGAAGCCGGCGGTGCTGGTCGCGGACACCGGATACGGCGCCAACGCCGACTTCCGCCGCGGCCTGGAAGACCGCGGCCTGGCCTACGTCCTGCAGGCCAAGGCCGAAATGACCGCCCACAGTGAGGATGCCGAACCCCACCAGCCTGCCTATGGCGGCCTGGGGCCCAGGCCCCTTCCGCGTTACCGCACCCGCCCGGTGTCCTTACGGGATCACGTGCTGGCCGCCGGACGACGCCAGGGACGAACCCTGACCTGGCGCAGGGGCTCCAAAGCCGCGATGAGCTCGCACTTCGTTCTTGTGAGGATCCGTCTCGCGGGGCGGCGGCCCAAGCCCGCCACCGACGGCACGATCCCGCTGACCTGGCTCATCGCCCAGTGGCCCGAAGGCGAGGACGAGCCGGTCAAGTACTGGATCTCGAACCTGCCCGCAGACATCCCCGCCCGCGACCTTGTCCGCATCGCGAAACTGCGGTGGCGCATCGAGCACGACTACCGCGAGCTGAAGACCACCCTCGGCCTCGACCACTTCGAGGGCCGCTCGTTCACCGGCTGGCACCGGCACGTCACCCTCGTCACCGCCGCCCACCTGTTCCTGACCGAACAGCGGACCTGCCCAAAAGCCCCTGCCAGGGCCTGA
- a CDS encoding DUF4097 family beta strand repeat-containing protein, with product MPSFDTPEPISATAHVEAGSIRFTAGDRLDTVVEVRPRDPKRDQDVRAADQTEVTYASGVLTVRTPKQRYLVGRTGTVVVTVELPTGSRVDMTGAWAQVLGEGRLGEVRVKTSSGDVRLDTTGPLQLTASHGSITVDRIEGMAEITTSSGSLRVGTVEGPAVLKNSHGTTTVGTATGDLRVSGANGDIDIARAEGSVVATTAHGTLRVAEVARGTVQLETSYGAIEVGIREGTAAWLDVSSGHGQVRNTLAASETPEKTEDTVEVHARTRYGNIDVRRARA from the coding sequence ATGCCTTCTTTCGACACTCCCGAACCGATCTCGGCCACGGCGCACGTGGAGGCCGGTTCCATCCGGTTCACCGCGGGCGACCGCCTCGACACCGTCGTCGAGGTGCGGCCCCGCGACCCGAAGCGGGACCAGGACGTACGGGCGGCCGACCAGACCGAGGTCACGTACGCGAGCGGCGTCCTGACCGTCAGGACGCCCAAGCAGCGCTATCTCGTCGGGCGCACCGGCACCGTCGTTGTGACGGTCGAACTGCCCACGGGCTCGCGCGTCGACATGACGGGCGCCTGGGCCCAGGTGCTCGGCGAGGGCCGGCTCGGCGAGGTCCGGGTAAAGACCTCGTCCGGTGACGTCCGCCTCGACACGACCGGGCCGCTCCAGCTGACCGCCTCCCACGGCTCGATCACCGTCGACCGGATCGAGGGCATGGCCGAGATCACCACCAGCTCCGGCAGCCTGCGCGTCGGCACCGTCGAGGGTCCCGCCGTCCTGAAGAACTCACACGGCACCACGACCGTCGGCACCGCGACCGGCGACCTGCGGGTGAGCGGCGCCAACGGCGACATCGACATCGCGCGCGCCGAGGGCTCGGTCGTTGCCACCACCGCCCATGGCACCCTGCGCGTCGCCGAAGTCGCCCGCGGCACCGTCCAGTTGGAGACCTCCTACGGCGCTATCGAGGTCGGCATCCGCGAGGGCACCGCCGCCTGGCTCGACGTCAGCTCCGGCCACGGGCAGGTGCGCAACACACTCGCCGCCTCCGAGACCCCGGAGAAGACCGAGGACACCGTCGAGGTCCACGCCCGGACCCGCTACGGCAACATCGACGTGCGCCGCGCCCGGGCCTGA
- the katG gene encoding catalase/peroxidase HPI — MSENHDAIVVDAKTEGGGGCPVAHGRAPHPTQGGGNRQWWPERLNLKILAKNPAVANPLGEEFDYAEAFKTLDLTAVKQDIAGVLTTSQDWWPADFGHYGPFMIRMAWHSAGTYRISDGRGGAGAGQQRFAPLNSWPDNGNLDKARRLLWPVKKKYGQSLSWADLMILAGNVALESMGFETFGFGGGRADVWEPDEDVYWGPESTWLGDERYSGDRELENPLGAVQMGLIYVNPEGPNGNPDPLAAARDIRETFRRMAMNDEETVALIAGGHTFGKTHGAGPADNVGADPEAASIEEQGLGWKNAYGTGKGGDTITSGLEGIWTNTPIAWDNSFFEILFGHEWELFKSPAGAHQWRPKDGAGAGTVPDAHDASKSHAPTMLTTDLSLRFDPAYEQISRRFLENPDEFADAFARAWFKLTHRDMGPIVRYLGPEVPAETLLWQDPLPAVTHELVGAEDIASLKSQILSQDLSVSQLVSTAWASASSFRGSDKRGGANGARIRLQPQSGWEVNDPDQLATVLRTLEGVQESFNAAQTGGKQVSLADLIVLGGAAAVEKAAKDAGFDVEVPFTPGRVDASQEQTDVESFAALEPTADGFRNYLGKGNRLPAEYLLTDRANLLNLSAPELTVLVGGLRVLGANYQGSPLGVFTTTPGSLTNDFFANLLDLGTTWKATSEDASTFEGRDAGTGEVKWTGSRADLVFGSNSELRALAEVYASDDAKEKFVNDFVAAWDKVMNLDRFDLV, encoded by the coding sequence ATGTCTGAGAACCATGATGCAATCGTCGTAGACGCGAAGACGGAGGGCGGAGGTGGCTGCCCGGTCGCGCACGGGCGCGCCCCGCACCCGACTCAGGGCGGCGGAAACCGCCAGTGGTGGCCGGAGCGGCTCAATCTGAAGATCCTCGCCAAGAACCCCGCCGTGGCCAACCCCCTCGGCGAGGAGTTCGACTACGCCGAGGCGTTCAAGACCCTCGACCTCACAGCCGTGAAGCAGGACATCGCGGGGGTGCTGACGACCTCGCAGGACTGGTGGCCGGCCGACTTCGGCCACTACGGCCCGTTCATGATCCGGATGGCGTGGCACAGCGCGGGCACCTACCGGATCAGCGACGGCCGCGGCGGCGCCGGGGCCGGCCAGCAGCGCTTCGCCCCCCTCAACAGCTGGCCGGACAACGGGAACCTCGACAAGGCCCGCCGCCTGCTTTGGCCGGTCAAGAAGAAGTACGGCCAGAGTCTCTCGTGGGCCGACCTCATGATCCTCGCGGGCAACGTCGCCCTGGAGTCGATGGGCTTCGAGACCTTCGGCTTCGGCGGCGGTCGTGCGGACGTCTGGGAGCCCGACGAGGACGTCTACTGGGGTCCCGAGAGCACCTGGCTCGGCGACGAGCGCTACAGCGGCGACCGGGAGCTGGAGAACCCCCTCGGCGCGGTCCAGATGGGCCTCATCTACGTCAACCCGGAGGGCCCGAACGGCAACCCGGACCCGCTCGCCGCGGCCCGCGACATCCGTGAGACGTTCCGCCGGATGGCGATGAACGACGAGGAGACGGTCGCCCTGATCGCGGGCGGTCACACCTTCGGCAAGACCCACGGTGCGGGCCCTGCGGACAACGTGGGCGCCGACCCCGAGGCCGCCTCGATTGAGGAGCAGGGCCTCGGCTGGAAGAACGCCTACGGCACCGGCAAGGGTGGCGACACGATCACCAGCGGTCTCGAGGGTATCTGGACGAACACCCCGATCGCGTGGGACAACAGCTTCTTCGAGATCCTGTTCGGCCACGAATGGGAGCTGTTCAAGAGCCCCGCCGGCGCGCACCAGTGGCGGCCGAAGGACGGCGCCGGGGCGGGCACCGTCCCTGACGCCCACGACGCGTCGAAGAGCCACGCCCCGACGATGCTGACGACCGACCTCTCGCTCCGGTTCGACCCGGCCTACGAGCAGATCTCGCGGCGCTTCCTCGAGAACCCGGACGAGTTCGCGGACGCCTTCGCCCGGGCGTGGTTCAAGCTGACTCACCGTGACATGGGCCCGATCGTGCGCTACCTCGGCCCTGAGGTCCCGGCCGAGACGCTGCTGTGGCAGGACCCCCTCCCCGCCGTGACACACGAGCTCGTCGGCGCCGAGGACATCGCCTCCCTCAAGAGCCAGATCCTCAGCCAGGACCTGTCGGTGTCCCAGCTCGTGTCCACCGCGTGGGCGTCGGCCTCGTCCTTCCGCGGCAGCGACAAGCGCGGCGGCGCCAACGGTGCGCGCATCCGCCTCCAGCCGCAGAGCGGGTGGGAGGTCAACGACCCCGACCAGCTGGCGACGGTGCTGCGCACCCTGGAGGGCGTCCAGGAGTCCTTCAACGCGGCCCAGACCGGCGGCAAGCAGGTCTCGCTGGCCGACCTGATCGTGCTCGGCGGTGCTGCCGCCGTGGAGAAGGCCGCCAAGGACGCCGGCTTCGACGTCGAGGTCCCCTTCACGCCGGGCCGCGTGGACGCGTCGCAGGAGCAGACGGACGTGGAGTCGTTCGCCGCGCTCGAGCCGACCGCCGACGGGTTCCGCAACTACCTCGGGAAGGGCAACCGACTGCCGGCCGAGTACCTGTTGACCGACCGGGCGAACCTGCTGAACCTGAGCGCCCCCGAGCTGACGGTCCTCGTCGGTGGCCTCCGTGTCCTGGGCGCGAACTACCAGGGCTCGCCGCTCGGCGTCTTCACCACGACCCCCGGGTCCCTGACCAACGACTTCTTCGCCAACCTGCTCGACCTGGGTACGACGTGGAAGGCGACGTCCGAGGACGCGAGCACGTTCGAGGGTCGCGACGCCGGCACGGGCGAGGTCAAGTGGACCGGCAGCCGTGCCGACCTCGTCTTCGGGTCGAACTCCGAGCTGCGCGCGCTCGCGGAGGTCTACGCGAGCGATGACGCGAAGGAGAAGTTCGTGAACGACTTCGTCGCGGCGTGGGACAAGGTGATGAACCTCGACCGGTTCGACCTCGTCTGA
- a CDS encoding trypco2 family protein translates to MDALGLAETVEALRAELARAAAAGAGSGFQFPVTGVQLEFHVAVTRTAEGSAGVKFWVVELGGAGGYAREEIQTVTVTLGAPVGPDGLPVKIHHGSAGKP, encoded by the coding sequence ATGGATGCACTGGGACTGGCGGAGACGGTGGAGGCGCTGCGCGCCGAGTTGGCCCGAGCGGCGGCCGCGGGGGCGGGGTCCGGGTTCCAGTTCCCGGTGACGGGGGTACAGCTGGAGTTCCATGTGGCAGTGACCCGGACTGCCGAGGGAAGCGCCGGGGTGAAGTTCTGGGTGGTGGAGTTGGGCGGCGCGGGCGGCTACGCGCGGGAGGAGATTCAGACCGTAACGGTGACCCTGGGTGCGCCTGTGGGTCCGGACGGCCTGCCGGTCAAGATTCACCATGGTTCCGCCGGGAAGCCTTGA
- a CDS encoding PP2C family protein-serine/threonine phosphatase, with amino-acid sequence MITPGRLRRRRPPYGGRWEAALLSPVILTVLIAGLAFSTPREIAFSRLLPAAPALAAAMWPVLPTILLGTFCLLVMIGLSFVYTDLGTPYTAAAIVAVTLAAAYASHVRLQREETLFHVRLIADAAQKVLLRPLPRRIADVEIESLYLAAQEQARIGGDFYEAADTPYGVRLLIGDVRGKGLPAVGAAAAVISCFREAAFDEPDLRGIVHRLETSITRYSAAFPAQDLPERFATALLAEIPHGGGHVRLLNCGHPPPLLVHRGGIRVLEPTAPSPPLNLATLIGDRYFVDTVAFAPGDQLLLYTDGVTETRDRTGEFFPLPDWMRRQGPAPPRELLDGLHRDLLHYSGGRLNDDIAALAVRCPNTRAQEHPA; translated from the coding sequence GTGATCACGCCCGGGCGGCTGCGGCGCCGCCGTCCTCCCTACGGCGGCCGGTGGGAAGCTGCCCTGCTGTCACCGGTGATCCTCACCGTCCTCATCGCCGGCCTGGCGTTCTCCACACCGAGGGAGATCGCCTTCAGCCGCCTCCTGCCCGCCGCACCCGCCCTCGCCGCCGCGATGTGGCCTGTGCTCCCCACGATCCTGCTGGGGACGTTCTGCCTGCTGGTCATGATCGGACTCAGCTTCGTCTACACCGACCTGGGGACGCCATACACCGCGGCTGCGATCGTCGCGGTCACCTTGGCGGCCGCATACGCAAGCCATGTCCGGCTCCAGCGGGAGGAGACACTCTTCCACGTCCGGCTCATCGCCGACGCAGCCCAGAAGGTGCTGCTGCGCCCCCTGCCGCGCCGCATCGCGGACGTCGAGATCGAGTCGCTGTATCTGGCGGCCCAAGAGCAGGCCCGGATCGGCGGGGACTTCTACGAGGCGGCCGACACACCGTACGGGGTCCGGCTGCTCATCGGCGACGTACGAGGCAAGGGCCTGCCCGCGGTGGGGGCGGCCGCGGCGGTGATCAGCTGCTTCAGGGAGGCCGCGTTCGACGAGCCCGACCTGCGGGGCATCGTCCATCGCCTGGAGACCAGCATCACCCGCTACAGCGCTGCGTTCCCCGCCCAGGACCTGCCGGAGCGCTTTGCTACCGCTCTTCTCGCCGAGATTCCGCACGGCGGCGGCCACGTCAGACTTCTCAACTGCGGGCACCCCCCGCCGCTACTCGTGCACCGAGGGGGGATCCGCGTCCTGGAGCCCACCGCCCCCTCGCCGCCCCTCAACCTCGCCACGCTCATCGGAGACCGCTACTTCGTCGACACCGTCGCCTTCGCTCCGGGCGACCAGCTGCTGCTCTACACCGATGGCGTAACGGAGACCCGGGACCGCACCGGCGAGTTCTTCCCGCTGCCGGACTGGATGCGGCGGCAGGGCCCGGCGCCGCCCCGGGAGCTGCTCGACGGGCTTCACCGGGACCTGCTCCACTACAGCGGCGGAAGGCTCAACGACGACATCGCGGCCCTCGCCGTGCGGTGCCCGAACACCCGGGCCCAGGAGCACCCCGCGTAG
- a CDS encoding Fur family transcriptional regulator, producing the protein MSDLLARLRGRGWRMTSQRRVVAEVLDGDHVHLTADEVHARAARRLPEISRATVYNALGELVSLGEVIEVSTDGRAKRYDPNAHHPHQHLVCSNCGTIRDVHPTGNPLAGLPAEERFGFTVSEVEVTYRGLCPSCA; encoded by the coding sequence ATGAGTGACTTGCTTGCGCGACTGCGAGGGCGTGGCTGGCGGATGACCTCCCAGCGGCGTGTCGTTGCGGAGGTCCTCGACGGCGACCACGTGCATCTCACGGCCGACGAGGTGCACGCCCGTGCGGCACGGCGGCTGCCCGAGATCTCCCGCGCGACCGTCTACAACGCCCTGGGTGAACTGGTCTCCCTCGGTGAGGTCATAGAGGTCTCCACCGACGGCCGTGCCAAGCGCTACGACCCCAACGCACACCACCCGCACCAGCACCTGGTGTGCTCCAACTGCGGCACCATCCGCGATGTCCACCCGACCGGCAATCCGCTGGCCGGCCTCCCGGCCGAGGAACGGTTCGGCTTCACGGTGTCCGAGGTCGAGGTCACTTACCGCGGGCTCTGCCCATCCTGCGCCTAG
- a CDS encoding toxin-antitoxin system HicB family antitoxin: MDLTPYVDTLRRELAVAAEAGGDEARELAARLTAPLESATRLTMLNVLSAAMDEITRELAPGSIDVRLRGLDPDFVVTLPPTGGGAPAEPAAPVEPPKTPAPADGDEGGTARVNLRLPAHLKARAEEAASREGLSVNAWLVRAVSAAVDGGTRPRTTEKTQTIGQSYTGWVR, from the coding sequence ATGGACCTCACCCCGTATGTCGACACCCTCCGCCGCGAACTCGCGGTGGCCGCCGAAGCCGGCGGCGACGAAGCCCGCGAGCTGGCCGCGAGGCTCACCGCTCCCCTGGAGTCGGCGACCCGGCTGACCATGCTCAACGTGCTCTCCGCCGCGATGGACGAGATCACCCGCGAGCTCGCCCCCGGCTCGATCGACGTACGGCTGCGCGGGCTCGACCCCGACTTCGTGGTGACACTGCCGCCCACCGGCGGCGGTGCCCCCGCGGAGCCCGCCGCGCCCGTCGAACCGCCCAAGACCCCGGCCCCGGCCGACGGCGACGAGGGCGGCACCGCCCGCGTCAACCTGCGCCTGCCGGCCCACCTCAAGGCCCGCGCCGAGGAGGCCGCGAGCCGCGAGGGCCTGTCGGTCAACGCGTGGCTGGTGCGCGCCGTGTCGGCCGCGGTCGACGGCGGCACCCGGCCGCGTACGACGGAGAAGACCCAAACCATCGGGCAGAGCTACACGGGCTGGGTGCGCTAG
- a CDS encoding EF-hand domain-containing protein — protein sequence MATFDPITRRLRRLFSVLDTDEDGFVTWGDYQRIVDKYMTGYALAESDDRIKSLEKAYWAQWLGLLTQANPGQDRLSQDEFVQAHRAAGYDTNASHLLEDIAQAIFNVLDVDGDKRISRDEFARYLAFCEISSADATIIFQRLDLDGDAFISQREVARSLRAFHLYNDDLNTPGGIFLGVTEPSSGA from the coding sequence ATGGCGACGTTCGATCCGATCACCCGTCGACTCCGGCGGCTCTTCTCTGTCCTGGACACCGACGAAGACGGCTTCGTCACGTGGGGTGACTACCAGCGGATCGTGGACAAGTACATGACCGGCTATGCGTTGGCGGAGAGCGACGACAGGATCAAGTCACTGGAGAAGGCGTACTGGGCGCAATGGCTGGGACTTCTGACGCAGGCGAACCCCGGGCAGGACCGTCTGTCCCAGGACGAGTTCGTCCAGGCGCACCGCGCTGCAGGTTATGACACGAACGCGTCCCACCTGCTGGAGGACATTGCCCAGGCCATCTTCAATGTCCTGGACGTCGACGGCGACAAGCGGATCAGCAGGGACGAGTTCGCCCGGTACCTGGCCTTCTGCGAGATTTCCAGCGCTGACGCCACGATCATCTTCCAGCGGCTGGACCTTGACGGCGACGCCTTCATCTCCCAGCGAGAGGTCGCCAGGTCGCTCCGCGCATTCCACCTCTACAACGACGATCTCAACACGCCAGGCGGCATCTTCCTCGGCGTCACTGAGCCGAGTTCAGGCGCCTGA
- a CDS encoding pyruvate carboxylase, whose product MFRKVLVANRGEIAIRAFRAAFELGISTVAVFPYEDRNSLHRAKADEAYQIGEKGHPVRAYLSVDEVIKAARKAGADAIYPGYGFLSENPDLAAACAEAGITFVGPPASVLLLTGNKSRAVAAAREAGVPVLKSSEPSTDVDTLVGAADSIGFPVFVKAVAGGGGRGMRRVAEPTELREAIDAAMREAESAFGDATVFLEQAVLNPRHIEVQILADAHGNVVHLYERDCSLQRRHQKVVEIAPAPNLDPELRARICADAVAFARHIGYVNAGTVEFLVDERGNHVFIEMNPRIQVEHTVTEQVTGRDLVIGQLRIAAGRTLPELNLTQDDIVLTGTALQCRITTEDPANGFRPDTGTISAYRSPGGPGVRLDGGTVHTGAEVSAHFDSMLVKLTCHGHDFANAARRARRAIAEFRIRGVATNLPFLGAVLDHPGFREGRITTSFIAEHPELIRVRPSADRGSRMLTYLAETTVNRPHGPRPQVIDPAAKLPPASLGTAPAEGSRQRLAALGPEAFAAELRAQRAVAVTDTTFRDAHQSLLATRVRTRDLLAVAPYVARTTPELLSLECWGGATYDVALRFLAEDPWERLAALREAVPNICTQMLLRGRNTVGYTPYPVEVTEAFVAEAAATGMDIFRIFDALNDVSQMRPAIDAVRSTGTALAEVALCYTADLSDPAEQLYTLDYYLRLAEQIVEAGAHVLAIKDMAGLLRPPAARTLVTALRERFDLPVHLHTHDTAGGQLATLIAAIDAGVDAVDAAVASMAGTTSQPSLSALVAATDHTERATGLSLDAVGGLEPYWEAMRKVYAPFESGLASPTGRVYHHEIPGGQLSNLRQQAIALGLGDRFELIEDCYAAADRMLGRLVKVTPSSKVVGDLALHLVGAGVQAADFESDPGKFDVPDSVVGFLRGELGDPPGGWPEPFRTRALQGRPAPAEAPTLSDEDRQGLSRDRRATLNRLLFPGPTKEFDAHREAYGDTSVLPTQDFFYGLEPDTEHTVTLGAGVTLLIELEAISEADERGFRTVLATLNGQLRPVAVRDKSVATEVKAAEKAERGNDRHVPAPFAGVVTLQVEEGSSVSVGQTVATIEAMKMEASITAQCAGTVARLAIGKIQQVEAGDLLIEIG is encoded by the coding sequence ATGTTCCGCAAGGTATTGGTCGCCAACCGGGGCGAGATCGCGATCCGCGCTTTCCGCGCGGCGTTCGAGCTCGGCATCTCCACCGTGGCCGTGTTCCCGTACGAGGACCGCAACTCGCTCCACCGGGCAAAAGCCGACGAGGCCTACCAGATCGGCGAAAAGGGCCACCCGGTGCGGGCCTATCTCTCGGTCGACGAGGTGATCAAGGCCGCGCGCAAGGCTGGTGCCGACGCCATCTACCCCGGATACGGCTTCCTGTCGGAGAACCCCGACCTCGCCGCCGCGTGCGCCGAGGCCGGGATCACCTTTGTCGGGCCCCCCGCCTCCGTACTGCTCCTCACGGGCAACAAGTCCCGCGCGGTGGCGGCCGCTCGAGAGGCCGGCGTTCCGGTACTGAAGTCGTCGGAGCCGTCCACGGACGTGGACACGCTGGTCGGCGCCGCCGACTCCATCGGGTTCCCGGTGTTCGTCAAGGCCGTCGCCGGCGGCGGCGGGCGAGGAATGCGGCGCGTCGCCGAGCCCACCGAGCTGCGGGAAGCGATCGACGCGGCGATGCGAGAGGCGGAGTCGGCGTTCGGAGACGCCACCGTCTTCCTGGAGCAGGCCGTCCTCAACCCGCGCCATATCGAAGTGCAGATCCTCGCCGACGCCCACGGGAATGTCGTCCACCTGTACGAGCGGGACTGTTCGCTGCAGCGGCGCCACCAGAAGGTCGTCGAGATCGCGCCCGCTCCGAATCTCGACCCGGAGCTGCGCGCGCGCATCTGCGCCGACGCCGTCGCGTTCGCGAGGCACATCGGGTACGTCAACGCGGGCACCGTGGAGTTCCTGGTCGACGAGCGCGGCAACCATGTCTTCATCGAGATGAACCCCCGTATCCAGGTGGAGCACACGGTCACCGAGCAGGTCACCGGACGGGACCTGGTGATCGGGCAGCTGCGGATCGCCGCGGGAAGGACGCTTCCGGAACTGAACCTGACGCAGGACGACATCGTCCTCACGGGCACGGCCCTGCAGTGCCGTATCACCACTGAGGATCCCGCCAACGGTTTCCGCCCCGACACCGGCACCATCTCCGCCTACCGTTCCCCGGGCGGCCCCGGTGTACGGCTCGACGGCGGCACCGTCCACACCGGCGCCGAAGTGTCCGCCCACTTCGACTCGATGCTGGTCAAGCTGACCTGCCACGGCCACGACTTCGCCAACGCCGCCCGTCGCGCACGGCGTGCGATCGCCGAGTTCCGTATCCGCGGAGTCGCCACCAACCTGCCCTTCCTCGGCGCCGTGCTCGACCACCCCGGATTCCGCGAGGGCCGTATCACGACGAGCTTCATCGCCGAGCATCCGGAGCTGATCCGGGTGCGCCCCTCGGCCGACCGCGGAAGCCGCATGCTCACCTATCTCGCCGAAACGACCGTCAACCGTCCCCACGGCCCGCGTCCCCAGGTCATCGACCCGGCCGCCAAGCTCCCTCCCGCCTCACTGGGCACAGCGCCCGCCGAAGGCTCCCGGCAGCGCCTCGCGGCACTCGGGCCTGAGGCGTTCGCAGCGGAGCTGCGTGCGCAGCGGGCCGTCGCGGTGACGGACACGACCTTCCGCGACGCGCACCAGTCCCTGCTGGCCACCCGGGTGAGGACGCGCGATCTGCTGGCCGTCGCCCCGTATGTCGCCCGCACAACACCGGAGCTGCTGAGCCTGGAGTGCTGGGGCGGCGCCACCTACGACGTGGCCCTGCGCTTCCTCGCCGAGGATCCCTGGGAGCGGCTCGCGGCCCTGCGGGAGGCGGTGCCCAACATCTGTACGCAGATGCTGCTTCGTGGGCGCAACACCGTCGGCTACACGCCCTACCCCGTCGAGGTGACCGAGGCCTTCGTCGCCGAGGCGGCGGCGACCGGAATGGACATCTTCCGGATCTTCGACGCGCTCAACGACGTCTCGCAGATGCGTCCCGCCATCGATGCCGTACGGTCCACCGGCACCGCGCTGGCCGAGGTCGCCCTGTGCTACACCGCGGACCTGTCGGACCCGGCCGAACAGCTGTACACGCTCGACTACTACCTGCGCCTCGCGGAGCAGATTGTCGAGGCCGGCGCGCACGTACTGGCCATCAAGGACATGGCCGGCCTGCTGCGCCCGCCCGCCGCCCGCACCCTTGTGACCGCACTGCGCGAGCGCTTCGACCTTCCGGTGCATCTGCACACCCATGACACGGCGGGCGGCCAGCTCGCGACACTGATCGCCGCGATCGACGCGGGCGTCGACGCCGTCGACGCCGCCGTCGCCTCGATGGCGGGCACCACCAGCCAGCCGTCCCTGTCGGCGCTCGTCGCGGCTACCGACCACACCGAGCGCGCGACCGGGCTCTCACTCGACGCGGTCGGGGGACTCGAGCCGTACTGGGAAGCCATGCGCAAGGTCTACGCGCCCTTCGAGTCGGGGCTCGCCTCGCCCACCGGGCGCGTCTACCACCACGAGATCCCCGGCGGACAGCTGTCGAACCTGCGTCAGCAGGCCATCGCGCTCGGCCTCGGCGACCGCTTCGAGCTGATCGAGGACTGCTACGCGGCCGCCGACCGGATGCTGGGCCGGCTGGTCAAGGTGACCCCCTCCTCGAAGGTGGTGGGAGACCTCGCCCTGCACCTGGTCGGAGCCGGGGTCCAAGCGGCCGACTTCGAGTCCGACCCCGGCAAGTTCGACGTACCGGACTCGGTGGTCGGATTCCTGCGCGGCGAGCTGGGCGACCCGCCCGGCGGCTGGCCCGAGCCGTTCCGTACGCGCGCCCTCCAGGGCCGCCCCGCGCCGGCCGAGGCCCCGACCTTGTCGGACGAGGACCGCCAGGGACTGAGCCGGGACCGGCGGGCGACGCTGAACCGGTTGCTGTTCCCCGGCCCGACCAAGGAATTCGATGCCCACCGCGAGGCCTACGGTGACACGTCCGTACTGCCCACGCAGGACTTCTTCTACGGCTTGGAGCCGGACACCGAGCACACGGTCACCCTGGGTGCCGGTGTCACGCTGCTGATCGAGCTGGAGGCGATCTCCGAGGCCGACGAGCGGGGCTTCCGTACGGTGCTGGCCACGCTCAACGGCCAGCTGCGCCCGGTGGCGGTGCGGGACAAGTCCGTCGCCACTGAGGTCAAGGCCGCGGAGAAGGCCGAGCGCGGCAACGACCGGCATGTCCCCGCGCCGTTCGCGGGCGTCGTGACGCTCCAGGTGGAGGAGGGCTCTTCGGTGTCGGTGGGTCAGACGGTGGCCACCATCGAGGCGATGAAGATGGAGGCCTCCATTACCGCCCAGTGCGCGGGCACGGTCGCGCGGCTGGCGATCGGAAAGATCCAGCAGGTCGAGGCAGGCGATCTGCTCATCGAGATCGGCTGA